A single genomic interval of Fibrobacter sp. UWB13 harbors:
- a CDS encoding pyrimidine 5'-nucleotidase, which produces MRWATKRSCSVSALDIGIKNDASKIWLFDYDLTLYGEEERFVLNSLDHRIAEFVQKTVGGTFESATEIRKDYLHRFGTTLSGLMAMNGTHPDDFFDFIHEPEYLIYPKVAPEKLELLKSLVGHRFVFTNGRGDWSRAGMAHMQLDSAIEDVFDLKLMDWEGKPHVSAYDKIEKWLVARGVLAQESSEKSQIVLLEDSLRNLEPAHERGWTTVLVNPNIQAPGWVDFHIPHLLNLREKLITNL; this is translated from the coding sequence TTGCGATGGGCTACTAAGAGGTCTTGCTCCGTGAGTGCGCTGGATATCGGCATCAAGAACGATGCTTCGAAAATTTGGCTGTTCGATTATGACTTGACGCTTTACGGCGAAGAGGAACGCTTTGTATTAAATTCGCTCGATCATCGCATTGCTGAATTTGTCCAAAAGACCGTGGGCGGGACGTTTGAAAGCGCTACGGAAATCCGCAAGGATTATCTGCACCGCTTTGGCACGACGCTTTCGGGACTCATGGCGATGAACGGTACTCATCCGGACGATTTTTTTGACTTTATCCATGAACCCGAATACCTCATTTACCCGAAGGTCGCGCCTGAAAAGCTCGAACTCCTGAAGTCGCTTGTAGGGCATCGCTTTGTGTTTACGAATGGGCGTGGGGATTGGAGCCGCGCGGGCATGGCGCACATGCAGCTCGATTCTGCGATTGAGGATGTTTTTGACCTCAAGCTCATGGATTGGGAAGGCAAGCCTCACGTGAGCGCATATGATAAAATTGAAAAATGGCTTGTGGCGCGGGGCGTTTTGGCTCAAGAATCGTCAGAAAAGTCGCAAATTGTGCTGCTCGAAGATTCGTTACGCAATTTGGAACCCGCTCATGAACGTGGCTGGACGACTGTTCTTGTGAATCCGAACATTCAAGCGCCTGGTTGGGTGGATTTTCATATCCCGCATTTACTAAATTTACGGGAGAAGTTAATTACGAATCTATAA
- a CDS encoding putative LPS assembly protein LptD: MILSKTHCVLWAVIALFIAAVFAPCSYGEEMTRFELEEREQPVEDTTEVDWMNDTTGVDTIEYHAVDLVYDVETSTFNLNKSAQLKYRTATLESDTIWMDQKNQILAASGNPILRETKNPSLSGMRLKYNLKSKIGEVYYATTFQDNQQLNGMEVRRLPDTRIQIARGDFSTCNDTTHQHFYFYGRRMVVKPKETITARPVVLNIADVPVAVLPMIVAPLKSGRKSGLLTPKFGGDQKQGYYMRNIGFYYAANDYWDATIAADIIEGDEARFERSTLTGEVRYKKRYLLDGYLKYTSYLNEFDFANSDYDIQFSHNQNLTPDAKHTLSGQGSFVSKQSVRKDNSLEASTILNQQANASLAYSGKFGNNKSLTVKISQSHNLTTGMLERDLPDIQYRMSGNLFNFELEEGEVAAEDGSFQSFLEKFNYSFTNRFNYKSHRERDTTLNKDTTAQYLGYTGTYTLDYSGRLFDVINITPRATFTGYWTGTSWRNPNDSLYKRKRYMSFNPDEGTFGNVAYNHNYSLTADTKLYGIWVPEIGRFTGVRHVLSPSVSYTYAPEIDTVKKFAPHPYLGQYPYQQKQQTIGFSLSNDFDIKYLKVAGHVDTTGDSTKKAKAVEDQYGTRRLLTTRHSFSYNFAADSLNFSDISSSFGFQILPDYMFTINTRHSFYHKYDSNPNKVKFPELTYWGYELSKNFHWSGTFNGGLPSQLEKYEMLKWSLSLDYRYSFSSTRVAKNLFKDNISHSTGISATFQPTVNWDVSYSTRYDYNEGKFVSHEFTFKRVLHCWQLDFTWTPTGPAAGWSFSVYVRDLPDIKLNAGSTDTKNYD; encoded by the coding sequence GTGATTTTATCCAAAACCCATTGCGTTCTGTGGGCCGTTATCGCATTGTTTATCGCTGCGGTCTTTGCTCCTTGCTCTTACGGCGAGGAAATGACCCGCTTTGAACTTGAAGAACGCGAGCAGCCTGTCGAAGACACGACTGAAGTCGATTGGATGAACGATACGACTGGGGTGGATACGATTGAATATCATGCGGTCGATCTTGTGTACGATGTGGAAACTTCGACGTTCAACTTGAACAAGTCGGCTCAGCTCAAGTACCGCACGGCAACGCTGGAATCAGATACGATTTGGATGGACCAGAAAAATCAGATTCTCGCCGCAAGTGGTAACCCGATTCTCCGCGAAACGAAGAACCCCTCGCTTTCGGGTATGCGTCTCAAGTACAACCTCAAGTCCAAAATAGGCGAGGTGTATTACGCGACGACGTTCCAGGATAACCAGCAGCTGAACGGCATGGAAGTCCGTCGCTTGCCGGATACGCGAATCCAGATTGCTCGTGGTGACTTCAGTACGTGTAACGATACGACGCATCAGCATTTCTACTTCTATGGCCGCCGCATGGTGGTAAAGCCCAAGGAAACGATTACTGCAAGACCGGTGGTGTTGAATATTGCCGATGTGCCGGTGGCGGTTCTCCCGATGATTGTGGCTCCGCTTAAGAGCGGGCGTAAGTCGGGTCTTTTGACGCCTAAGTTCGGTGGTGACCAGAAGCAGGGCTATTACATGCGTAATATCGGTTTCTATTACGCTGCCAACGATTACTGGGATGCAACTATCGCTGCCGACATTATTGAAGGTGACGAGGCTCGTTTTGAACGTTCGACGCTCACGGGCGAGGTCCGTTACAAGAAGCGTTATTTGCTAGATGGGTACTTGAAGTACACGAGTTATCTCAATGAATTTGATTTTGCCAATAGCGATTACGATATCCAGTTCTCGCATAACCAGAACTTGACTCCCGATGCCAAGCATACGTTGAGTGGTCAGGGTTCTTTTGTGAGCAAGCAGAGCGTTCGTAAGGATAACTCGCTAGAAGCTAGTACGATTTTGAACCAGCAGGCAAACGCATCGTTGGCGTATTCCGGAAAGTTCGGGAATAACAAGAGTTTGACGGTCAAGATTTCGCAGAGCCATAACCTCACGACGGGCATGCTCGAAAGGGATTTGCCTGATATCCAGTACCGCATGAGCGGGAACCTTTTCAATTTTGAGCTGGAAGAAGGCGAGGTGGCTGCTGAGGACGGCTCGTTCCAGTCGTTCCTAGAAAAGTTCAATTACAGCTTTACGAACCGCTTTAACTACAAGTCGCATCGTGAACGTGATACGACGCTCAACAAGGATACGACCGCACAATACTTGGGCTATACGGGTACGTACACGTTGGATTACTCTGGACGACTTTTTGACGTCATTAACATTACTCCGAGAGCGACTTTTACGGGCTATTGGACGGGTACGTCTTGGCGCAATCCGAACGATTCTCTGTACAAGAGAAAACGTTATATGAGCTTTAATCCGGACGAGGGAACGTTTGGTAATGTCGCGTACAATCACAATTACAGCTTGACTGCCGACACGAAACTTTATGGTATCTGGGTGCCTGAAATTGGACGATTCACGGGTGTTCGCCATGTGCTTTCTCCGAGTGTTTCTTACACGTACGCGCCTGAAATTGATACGGTCAAGAAGTTTGCTCCGCATCCGTATTTGGGACAGTATCCGTACCAGCAAAAGCAACAGACGATTGGCTTTAGCTTGAGCAACGACTTTGATATCAAGTATCTCAAGGTGGCTGGGCATGTCGATACAACGGGCGATTCCACGAAAAAGGCTAAAGCGGTCGAAGACCAGTATGGCACGCGTCGCTTGCTCACGACAAGGCATAGTTTCTCGTACAACTTTGCGGCGGATTCGCTCAATTTCTCGGATATATCTTCGTCGTTTGGTTTCCAAATTTTGCCGGACTACATGTTTACCATCAATACGCGTCATAGCTTCTACCATAAGTACGACTCGAATCCGAACAAGGTAAAGTTCCCGGAACTCACGTATTGGGGCTATGAGCTTTCTAAGAATTTCCATTGGAGCGGTACGTTTAATGGCGGTCTTCCGTCACAACTTGAAAAGTACGAAATGCTCAAGTGGTCTTTGAGTTTGGATTACCGTTATTCGTTCAGCAGTACGCGCGTGGCTAAGAATTTGTTTAAGGACAACATATCTCATTCGACGGGAATTTCGGCAACATTCCAGCCGACGGTCAACTGGGATGTTTCTTATAGCACCCGTTACGATTATAACGAAGGCAAGTTTGTTTCGCACGAATTCACGTTCAAACGTGTGTTGCATTGCTGGCAGCTCGATTTCACATGGACGCCGACGGGACCTGCCGCAGGCTGGAGCTTCTCCGTGTATGTCCGCGACTTGCCCGATATCAAGCTCAACGCCGGCAGCACCGATACAAAGAATTATGACTAG
- the hisB gene encoding imidazoleglycerol-phosphate dehydratase HisB — MRSSKISRKTSETDIQLFLNLDDCSRGQISSGSGFLDHMLNLFQVHGGFHLDLTCKGDTEVDMHHSMEDIAIVLGQALVECLGDKKGIERYGFYFVPMDEALSRVCIDFSNRIGFVWNVKLPAATAGGIEASMFEHFFKSLCENARMNLHVELFYGNDNHHCLESIFKAFARAVAMAVAPSRNVKGVPSSKGVL; from the coding sequence ATGCGTTCTTCTAAGATTTCTCGTAAGACGAGTGAAACCGATATTCAACTTTTCTTGAATCTGGACGATTGCTCCAGAGGTCAGATTAGCTCGGGTTCGGGCTTCTTGGATCACATGCTGAACTTGTTCCAAGTGCATGGCGGTTTCCACCTCGATTTGACCTGCAAGGGCGATACCGAAGTCGATATGCACCATAGCATGGAAGACATCGCCATCGTGCTTGGCCAGGCTCTCGTTGAATGCCTCGGCGACAAGAAGGGCATCGAACGTTATGGTTTTTACTTTGTTCCGATGGACGAAGCCTTGAGCCGCGTGTGCATCGACTTTAGCAATCGCATCGGCTTTGTCTGGAACGTGAAGCTCCCGGCTGCAACTGCAGGCGGAATTGAAGCAAGCATGTTCGAACACTTCTTCAAGAGCCTTTGTGAAAACGCTCGCATGAACTTGCATGTGGAACTCTTCTATGGCAATGACAACCATCACTGCCTGGAATCCATCTTCAAGGCTTTTGCACGCGCTGTTGCCATGGCTGTTGCTCCTTCCCGCAACGTGAAGGGCGTCCCCAGCAGCAAAGGCGTTCTGTAG
- a CDS encoding nucleoside triphosphate pyrophosphatase: MTKSEIVLASGSPRRSEILRQLGVNFRVVVSGEDEKPASSNPLDFPRENACIKALSVSRQERDAYVLGFDTLVFLDNVPLGKPKSEANALEMLSKLNNRSHFVITGVAIARNGEILSASEEKTEVFFRNCTLQELKDYVNSKDPMDKAGAYGIQTNGARLIKSINGCYYNVVGLPVARTLEMLDGLQVRV, encoded by the coding sequence ATGACTAAATCTGAAATTGTACTTGCAAGCGGTTCGCCGCGCCGTTCCGAAATTTTAAGACAGTTGGGTGTTAACTTCCGTGTGGTCGTCTCGGGCGAAGATGAAAAGCCCGCAAGCTCAAATCCGCTCGATTTCCCGCGTGAAAATGCCTGCATCAAGGCTTTGTCTGTTTCTCGCCAGGAACGCGATGCTTATGTGCTCGGCTTTGATACGCTTGTGTTTTTGGATAACGTTCCGCTGGGCAAGCCGAAATCCGAAGCGAACGCTCTTGAAATGTTAAGCAAACTAAACAATCGTAGTCATTTTGTGATTACTGGAGTCGCCATTGCCCGTAACGGCGAAATCCTTAGCGCCTCCGAAGAGAAAACAGAGGTGTTTTTCAGAAACTGCACCTTACAAGAGCTCAAAGATTATGTAAATTCTAAGGACCCGATGGATAAGGCTGGCGCCTACGGCATTCAAACGAATGGCGCGCGCTTGATCAAGTCTATCAACGGTTGCTACTACAACGTGGTTGGGTTACCAGTTGCACGTACACTGGAAATGTTGGATGGTTTACAAGTTAGGGTATAG
- a CDS encoding PDZ domain-containing protein, with protein sequence MNSFVKASLIAAMMTAPLMADESFGGVGITIYQVREGVHVAEVIPGTPAAETNLRAGDVITSVDGVSLKGQDIEFSKSKLRGQVNKPLEITYTSNGETYSAVIRRAQITVKDLDNKAVKSWYGDKERVNAQELETFASATENDKQLVAVLSRGNLIKNDVAVASADVNGIYVEKAKTAPKFTKTTPVRTGDASLRFFNRKAIAFTLKSPGRATVTIMSADGEQVATLNLDNAIAGVNTLNWNGAQVPSGRYVISIDHNGAVSGANAVLK encoded by the coding sequence ATGAATTCTTTCGTTAAGGCTTCTTTGATTGCTGCAATGATGACTGCTCCGCTTATGGCTGACGAATCCTTTGGTGGCGTCGGCATCACCATTTACCAGGTGCGCGAAGGTGTTCACGTGGCAGAAGTTATTCCGGGTACGCCTGCTGCTGAGACCAATCTCCGTGCTGGCGACGTGATTACCTCTGTTGACGGTGTGAGCCTCAAGGGTCAGGATATCGAATTTTCGAAGTCTAAGCTTCGCGGTCAGGTCAACAAGCCGCTCGAAATTACCTACACGAGCAATGGCGAAACCTATTCTGCCGTGATTCGTCGCGCTCAGATTACGGTGAAGGACTTGGATAACAAGGCTGTCAAGAGCTGGTATGGCGACAAGGAACGCGTGAACGCTCAGGAACTTGAAACGTTTGCTAGCGCTACCGAAAACGACAAGCAGCTCGTTGCAGTGCTTAGCCGTGGCAACCTCATCAAGAACGATGTTGCTGTCGCTTCTGCTGATGTTAACGGAATTTATGTGGAAAAGGCAAAGACTGCTCCGAAGTTTACCAAGACGACTCCAGTCCGCACGGGTGATGCAAGCCTCCGCTTCTTCAACCGCAAGGCTATCGCATTTACGCTCAAGTCTCCGGGCCGCGCAACGGTTACGATCATGAGTGCTGATGGCGAACAGGTGGCAACGCTGAACCTCGATAATGCTATTGCAGGCGTGAATACGCTTAACTGGAATGGTGCTCAGGTGCCGAGCGGCCGCTATGTTATTTCCATTGACCACAATGGCGCTGTGAGCGGTGCAAACGCTGTGCTGAAGTAA
- a CDS encoding TIGR02147 family protein, with protein sequence MKSVFEYRDYREYMRDFYESRKKCSAFTWREFAKLAGFSSSGFLKLVCDGKTRLSKVGVEKVLPAMNLSGAQAEYFRAMVEFCDSARSEVRQVAFERMMKIAQENKIDFLEAKSFEYFSSWANPALRELAPIMKGATPLEMGHALVPAISAAEARESLELQESLGLLKKDECGNYVQTSEGVSSSREVISATVVNMQKQYAHLAAESLERYTREYRHISGMTMGLDREAYERLAAELDAFRKKVVEIVSNVKSYDRVYRMNLQLFPLSKQVGEKNEKE encoded by the coding sequence ATGAAATCCGTTTTTGAATATAGAGATTACCGCGAATACATGCGAGATTTTTACGAGAGCCGTAAAAAGTGTTCCGCATTTACGTGGCGCGAGTTTGCAAAACTTGCGGGCTTCTCTTCGTCGGGATTTTTGAAACTTGTTTGCGATGGTAAAACGCGTCTCTCGAAAGTGGGCGTTGAAAAAGTCTTGCCGGCGATGAACTTGTCTGGTGCGCAAGCAGAATATTTTCGTGCGATGGTCGAATTTTGCGATTCCGCTCGCTCTGAAGTCCGTCAAGTCGCTTTTGAACGGATGATGAAAATTGCGCAAGAAAACAAGATTGATTTTTTAGAGGCAAAGTCGTTTGAATATTTTTCGTCGTGGGCAAACCCGGCACTCAGGGAACTAGCCCCGATTATGAAGGGCGCAACGCCTCTTGAAATGGGACATGCTCTTGTGCCTGCCATTTCTGCTGCCGAAGCTCGTGAATCATTGGAACTTCAGGAATCGCTTGGGCTCTTGAAAAAAGATGAATGCGGAAATTACGTGCAAACAAGCGAAGGTGTTTCGAGCTCTCGTGAAGTTATCTCGGCGACGGTTGTCAATATGCAAAAGCAATATGCGCATTTGGCTGCCGAATCCCTAGAACGCTACACGCGAGAATACCGCCACATTTCGGGCATGACGATGGGGCTTGACCGAGAAGCGTATGAGCGCCTAGCTGCAGAACTTGATGCTTTCCGCAAAAAAGTAGTGGAAATCGTATCGAACGTGAAAAGCTACGATCGCGTTTATCGAATGAATTTACAGCTCTTTCCATTGAGCAAACAAGTTGGAGAAAAAAATGAAAAAGAATAA
- a CDS encoding metal ABC transporter permease: MFDLLSMDFMQNALIAAVLVAIACGVMGTYVVVNRLTALSGGVAHASFGGVGLACFIGFSPMLGSLGFALACAMLMGALTWRDRKHADTFIGIIWAAGMALGVILTDLTPGYSGEMMSFLFGSLLTVPTELLWWMGALLVFILGAVSVCFRNFLSISYDPEFARVRGIPVLNYYMLLIALIALTVVIAVQAVGMILVIALLTIPAYIAECYAKNLLQMMVISVLVSLVLVVLGLLVACQLNFVVGPTIIAGGVILYLLNFAVKKIVKK, translated from the coding sequence ATGTTCGACTTACTTTCCATGGATTTTATGCAGAACGCCCTCATCGCAGCGGTGCTTGTTGCCATTGCTTGTGGCGTTATGGGAACGTATGTCGTGGTGAACCGCTTGACGGCTCTTTCGGGTGGCGTGGCGCATGCCTCGTTTGGTGGGGTGGGGCTGGCTTGCTTTATCGGTTTTTCGCCGATGCTTGGCTCGCTTGGTTTTGCGCTTGCCTGTGCGATGCTCATGGGTGCGCTCACGTGGCGCGACCGCAAACATGCCGATACGTTTATCGGAATTATTTGGGCGGCAGGCATGGCACTTGGCGTGATTTTAACGGATTTGACGCCTGGTTACAGTGGCGAAATGATGAGTTTCTTGTTCGGTAGCCTTTTGACCGTGCCGACAGAACTTCTCTGGTGGATGGGGGCGTTGCTCGTGTTCATCTTGGGCGCTGTTTCGGTTTGCTTCCGCAATTTCCTTTCGATTTCATACGATCCTGAGTTTGCTCGCGTCCGCGGCATCCCTGTGCTGAATTACTACATGCTTTTGATTGCGCTAATTGCGCTCACGGTCGTGATTGCCGTGCAGGCGGTGGGCATGATTCTCGTGATTGCGCTCCTCACGATTCCCGCTTACATCGCGGAATGCTATGCCAAAAATTTACTCCAGATGATGGTTATTTCGGTTCTGGTTTCGCTTGTACTTGTGGTGCTTGGACTTTTAGTCGCATGCCAGTTGAACTTTGTCGTTGGACCTACGATTATCGCAGGTGGCGTCATCTTGTACTTGCTCAACTTTGCCGTTAAAAAGATTGTGAAAAAATAG
- a CDS encoding helix-turn-helix transcriptional regulator translates to MIQLEEKNPNERLGDFLVRVRESQGLTIDDLAERTKISVKMLHFIESSDWKSLPVEAYVRSYLNSVSTKLGLDPKAVLKMYAEEVGSSYEVREAEPIKNIAPMTDEEKKPHSKAVPIAIVIILVLLVVGLHFVTREKAASDASANPPSVVAAEESAEVNQDMPEGAIAVPVDSIKEEKNETVTQAEVDKAVKKAENLPASATIFISSTSKKDTTVTTGPVSDNGRTRIELVGSGEMRSWVGIKRDEDDDDFVKEANIATVDNKLVYTASGTLYIVIGEPRAIGKMYLNGVETPVPVPKFGRVARFSVYDGRVLK, encoded by the coding sequence ATGATTCAGTTGGAAGAGAAAAATCCAAACGAACGCCTTGGTGACTTTTTGGTCCGCGTTCGTGAATCTCAAGGACTTACTATTGATGATCTTGCCGAGCGCACGAAAATCTCGGTAAAGATGCTTCATTTCATTGAATCGAGCGACTGGAAGTCTTTGCCGGTCGAAGCTTATGTCCGCAGCTACTTGAACTCCGTAAGTACGAAGCTTGGCTTGGATCCCAAGGCTGTCCTTAAAATGTATGCCGAAGAAGTGGGCTCAAGCTACGAAGTCCGCGAGGCTGAACCCATCAAGAATATCGCTCCGATGACGGACGAAGAAAAGAAACCACATAGCAAGGCTGTGCCTATAGCTATCGTGATTATTCTCGTCCTCTTGGTGGTCGGGCTCCATTTTGTGACCCGTGAAAAAGCCGCTTCTGACGCTAGTGCCAATCCGCCATCGGTGGTTGCTGCCGAAGAATCTGCCGAAGTCAATCAGGACATGCCTGAAGGCGCTATTGCGGTTCCGGTCGATTCCATCAAGGAAGAAAAGAACGAGACGGTGACTCAGGCTGAAGTCGATAAGGCTGTGAAAAAGGCTGAAAATCTCCCGGCATCTGCAACGATTTTTATCTCTTCGACGTCCAAGAAAGATACGACAGTGACGACGGGCCCGGTTTCGGATAACGGCCGTACTCGCATTGAACTTGTCGGTTCCGGCGAAATGCGTTCTTGGGTCGGCATCAAGCGCGACGAAGACGATGATGATTTTGTGAAAGAAGCGAACATTGCAACGGTTGATAACAAGCTTGTCTATACCGCAAGTGGTACGCTCTACATTGTGATTGGTGAACCGCGTGCCATTGGCAAGATGTACTTGAACGGCGTGGAAACTCCAGTTCCTGTGCCGAAGTTTGGCCGTGTGGCTCGCTTCAGCGTTTATGACGGTCGTGTCCTTAAATAA
- a CDS encoding ADP-ribosylglycohydrolase family protein, which translates to MIGAIIGDTVGSIYEFENYKAKDFELFPDGVSPTDDSILSFATADWIMRGGEAWKYYVAYASKYECPVGGYGGGFTQYVARARRDGFGTPYNSCGNGSAMRISPVGWAFNTKEEVLAKAKESAECTHNHPEGIKGAQATALAIFMARMGASKDEIKMAIESDFGYDLNFTLDKLRPEYSWNYPGAALCQGTVPQAIRCVLEATDYEDAIRNAVSIGGDSDTLACIAGGIAEPVFGIPKKIYTVGMNILKYYFPEPHKLVTEFEKKYGNRVLEK; encoded by the coding sequence ATGATTGGAGCAATCATCGGCGATACCGTCGGTTCCATTTACGAATTTGAAAACTACAAAGCTAAGGATTTCGAGTTGTTCCCGGACGGGGTCTCGCCCACGGACGATAGTATTCTCTCGTTTGCAACGGCAGACTGGATTATGCGCGGGGGCGAAGCGTGGAAGTATTACGTCGCTTACGCGAGCAAGTACGAATGCCCGGTCGGTGGTTACGGAGGCGGATTTACGCAATATGTCGCTCGAGCCCGTCGCGACGGCTTTGGCACGCCTTACAACAGCTGCGGTAACGGTTCCGCCATGCGCATTTCGCCTGTAGGCTGGGCGTTCAATACCAAAGAAGAGGTGCTTGCGAAGGCTAAAGAATCTGCCGAATGCACGCACAATCATCCCGAGGGGATCAAGGGGGCGCAGGCAACGGCACTTGCGATTTTCATGGCACGCATGGGCGCCAGCAAGGACGAAATCAAGATGGCAATCGAGAGCGATTTCGGCTACGATCTGAATTTCACGCTTGACAAGTTGCGTCCAGAATACAGCTGGAACTACCCGGGAGCGGCACTTTGCCAGGGTACGGTTCCGCAAGCAATCCGCTGCGTTTTGGAAGCTACCGATTACGAAGATGCCATTAGAAACGCAGTATCCATTGGTGGCGATAGCGATACTCTCGCCTGCATTGCGGGAGGCATTGCAGAACCGGTATTCGGCATCCCGAAAAAGATCTACACGGTCGGCATGAACATTCTCAAATACTACTTCCCGGAACCGCACAAGTTGGTAACGGAATTCGAGAAGAAGTACGGGAATCGCGTGCTAGAAAAATAA